From Sporosarcina sp. Te-1, the proteins below share one genomic window:
- the yqeK gene encoding bis(5'-nucleosyl)-tetraphosphatase (symmetrical) YqeK gives MLIEELKREVEKRLPSKRAAHVFRVAETAIALARIYSLDIEKVEIAALCHDIAKAMDRDQLRSIIEDNDVDQRYLSFPHELWHAPVGAVIAERDFGITDEDVLHAIRYHTTGRKGMSDLEKVIYIADLIEPGRDFAGVEDLRIIAQVCLDDAMKASISHTLQYLIGQQAMVFPDSVECYNEHVER, from the coding sequence TTAAAAAGGGAAGTTGAAAAGAGGCTGCCCTCAAAACGTGCCGCCCATGTGTTCCGCGTAGCGGAAACCGCAATAGCTCTTGCGAGAATTTACTCACTTGATATCGAGAAGGTTGAGATCGCCGCTCTATGTCATGATATCGCCAAAGCGATGGACCGAGATCAGTTGCGATCTATTATCGAAGATAACGACGTAGACCAGCGTTATCTTTCCTTTCCACACGAGCTGTGGCATGCCCCAGTAGGAGCTGTCATCGCTGAAAGGGATTTCGGAATAACCGATGAGGATGTGCTGCACGCCATCAGGTACCACACGACCGGGCGGAAAGGCATGTCAGATCTGGAGAAGGTAATCTATATTGCTGATCTGATTGAGCCTGGCCGTGATTTTGCAGGCGTTGAGGATTTGCGCATCATCGCCCAGGTCTGTTTGGATGATGCCATGAAAGCGAGCATTAGTCATACACTCCAATACCTAATAGGGCAGCAGGCTATGGTGTTTCCTGATTCTGTGGAGTGCTATAACGAACATGTTGAAAGATAG
- the rsfS gene encoding ribosome silencing factor, with translation MPTLLELAYKAVDDKKGEDIVVLNMEGISLIADQFIITHANSERQVQAIAREVSEKASENGYEVKRIEGMDNGRWVLVDLGDVVVHVFHRDERGYYNLEKLWGDAPMLDMADQHE, from the coding sequence ATGCCAACATTACTTGAACTAGCATATAAAGCGGTAGACGATAAAAAAGGTGAAGATATTGTCGTGTTGAACATGGAGGGAATCTCTTTGATTGCCGACCAATTTATCATCACACATGCAAATTCGGAGCGACAAGTGCAAGCAATCGCACGCGAAGTATCAGAGAAAGCATCTGAGAACGGATATGAAGTAAAACGGATTGAAGGAATGGATAACGGCCGTTGGGTCCTAGTCGATTTGGGTGATGTAGTCGTTCATGTATTCCACCGGGATGAAAGAGGCTATTACAACTTGGAGAAACTTTGGGGAGATGCTCCGATGCTCGACATGGCAGATCAACATGAATGA
- a CDS encoding class I SAM-dependent methyltransferase, translated as MNESYTHFAAVYDELMDDIPYDRYVEMAEDAIGSLYGKRLLDIGCGTGLLSVKFAKKGARVTGVDLSADMLAIAAERAKSLSLDLSFLQQPMQELTVAGPYDGAIISIDSLNYVKKREDVIQTFQRIYDALEDGGTLLFDVHSTYKTDVIFMESPFVFDNGRIAYIWQTDEGDEEHSIYSELAFFVRNENGLYRRFDEVHYQRTFDTYSYVDMLTEAGFAIERIFADWEDEPPREESERIFFQARK; from the coding sequence ATGAATGAAAGCTACACACATTTTGCGGCAGTTTACGATGAGTTGATGGACGATATTCCGTATGACCGTTATGTCGAGATGGCAGAAGATGCAATAGGTTCCTTGTACGGGAAGCGGCTGCTTGACATTGGTTGCGGGACAGGGCTGTTATCCGTTAAATTTGCCAAAAAGGGCGCTCGTGTAACGGGAGTCGATTTGTCCGCCGATATGCTGGCCATCGCAGCGGAACGCGCCAAATCTTTGTCGCTCGATCTCTCATTTCTACAACAGCCGATGCAGGAATTGACGGTTGCCGGTCCCTATGACGGCGCTATTATTTCCATCGATTCATTGAACTACGTAAAGAAACGTGAAGATGTCATTCAGACATTCCAGCGAATTTACGATGCACTTGAAGACGGCGGTACACTGTTATTCGATGTCCACTCGACGTATAAGACCGATGTCATTTTCATGGAGAGCCCTTTTGTATTCGACAACGGAAGAATCGCTTACATATGGCAAACTGATGAGGGGGACGAGGAGCATTCCATCTACTCGGAACTGGCGTTCTTTGTCAGAAATGAGAATGGCTTGTATCGACGTTTTGACGAAGTTCATTATCAAAGGACATTTGATACGTACAGCTATGTTGATATGTTGACGGAAGCAGGATTTGCGATTGAGCGGATTTTTGCGGACTGGGAGGATGAACCGCCTCGCGAGGAGAGTGAGCGGATCTTTTTCCAAGCAAGGAAATAG
- a CDS encoding helix-hairpin-helix domain-containing protein, protein MEPEKPSPVVVDVKGAVNFPGVYALTDENRLIDAIEAAGGYLPNADSRLLNHAMKLKDELVIYVPEVGEVLDGFPAETIGLEGESSSREDGTVNINTASEQELMTIPGIGPSKAAAIVQYREEHGPFPSEKDLTKVSGIGQKTFENLESFISVK, encoded by the coding sequence ATGGAGCCTGAGAAACCGTCCCCTGTCGTTGTCGATGTCAAAGGGGCGGTCAACTTTCCGGGTGTCTATGCCTTGACAGACGAAAATCGGCTGATTGATGCAATCGAAGCCGCTGGCGGGTATTTGCCGAATGCGGATTCCCGTCTTCTCAACCATGCGATGAAGCTGAAAGATGAATTGGTCATCTATGTTCCTGAAGTAGGGGAAGTACTTGATGGTTTTCCCGCAGAAACGATTGGCCTGGAAGGAGAGTCGTCGTCTAGAGAGGATGGAACCGTGAACATCAATACAGCCTCGGAACAGGAATTGATGACCATACCAGGTATCGGACCATCCAAAGCTGCGGCAATTGTTCAATATCGGGAAGAGCATGGACCGTTTCCGTCTGAGAAAGATTTGACGAAAGTGTCTGGCATTGGACAAAAGACATTCGAGAACTTGGAATCGTTCATTTCAGTAAAATAG
- a CDS encoding ComE operon protein 2, whose translation MERITWDQFFMAQCHLLAVRSTCTRLAVGATIVRDNRIIAGGYNGSISGGDHCIDHGCYVVGNHCVRTIHAEMNALLQCAKYGIPVGGSSLYVTHFPCLQCSKAIIQAGIKHVFYAKDYKNDEYAIQLFKQSGVSVQHISFDERSIDFAHEEKRVLIEELLQKMETCGMDHEELVPLKKRADDLFGVTF comes from the coding sequence ATGGAGCGCATCACATGGGACCAATTCTTCATGGCTCAATGCCATTTGCTGGCAGTAAGAAGCACATGTACTCGACTTGCGGTAGGTGCTACAATTGTCCGGGATAACCGGATCATCGCGGGGGGCTACAACGGCTCCATTTCCGGAGGCGACCATTGTATTGATCATGGCTGTTATGTCGTCGGCAATCATTGTGTCAGAACCATTCATGCAGAAATGAACGCTTTGCTGCAATGCGCGAAATACGGCATACCTGTGGGCGGATCATCATTATATGTGACACATTTCCCTTGCCTACAATGTTCAAAAGCAATCATTCAAGCTGGCATCAAACATGTTTTTTATGCAAAAGATTACAAGAATGATGAATATGCCATACAGTTGTTCAAGCAATCCGGTGTTTCAGTCCAGCATATTTCATTTGACGAGCGTTCAATCGATTTTGCTCATGAAGAAAAAAGAGTGCTGATCGAAGAGTTGCTTCAAAAGATGGAAACTTGCGGCATGGATCATGAAGAGCTTGTCCCTTTAAAGAAAAGGGCTGATGACTTATTTGGCGTAACTTTCTAG
- a CDS encoding DNA internalization-related competence protein ComEC/Rec2: MIYIAIPVAVSAFAAYGPVYLLLLNICWIPVLLFVKRDFLTFTLAALAAVSSYFFISNFIPEPADGSFGTIEFTWTDSVKIDGGKIKGIAKTNLGERMYITYALQSEVEKNQFLLEHIPSYVFSAEGSIVDPQPASHPFSFAMSRYLKMNGASGVFEVVRISESRKSKGPLTKLSEWRYRAKQHIQQAFPESLRTEAEALLIGDRSGMDEDLSKAYRTLGITHLFAISGLHVGLMTYLIRLALIRLLVRVETVDTLLIVLLPCYAILAGGAPSVWRAVSVTVLLLLTASGKLNMRMDDALALSAIFFILLAPYVIFQPGFQLSYSAAIALVYSSGSILKGKPPLLISFLVTSITQIALYPILLFHFYELSISSFFVNLLYVPLYSVIILPMNVLLFVSSLLVPPIATFLFMIYTPLRSWMGSVTEFLAALPFQLWTPGRPEPMLAAFAVTCILLFFISLEKKWSWKRKILFLLLPIIMIQVKPIFNPTIAVTFLDVGQGDSIVIQMPFRKSVYVIDTGGTVSFGERNWRTPDRSFEVGRNIVVPFLKGQGITKVDKLILTHADSDHMEGADELIEELQVKEIHIPPESDQEQMMEPVVRLAMEKRIPIFQASEGIGWSIDGIHFLYLGPETGEYKGNDSSLVLLMVVEGLSFLFTGDMEEGGENRIISRYGNADFGKVILKAGHHGSRTSSTDDFIQFLLPQLSIVSAGRDNRYGHPHQEVMETFQNCGVPVLSTADSGSITITIQDGVYRITTMH; encoded by the coding sequence ATGATTTATATTGCGATACCGGTTGCTGTATCCGCATTTGCGGCATACGGCCCGGTCTATCTCCTCTTACTGAATATCTGTTGGATTCCGGTTCTCCTTTTCGTTAAGCGTGATTTCCTCACTTTTACCCTCGCTGCCCTCGCGGCTGTTTCCTCTTATTTTTTCATTTCCAACTTCATTCCCGAGCCAGCGGATGGTTCATTCGGTACTATCGAATTTACCTGGACCGACTCGGTCAAAATTGACGGAGGCAAAATAAAAGGCATTGCTAAAACGAATTTAGGGGAGCGCATGTATATCACATATGCATTGCAGAGTGAAGTTGAAAAAAATCAATTTCTACTTGAGCATATCCCTTCCTATGTATTTTCAGCGGAAGGGAGTATCGTCGATCCGCAACCGGCATCCCATCCATTTTCATTTGCCATGAGCCGTTATTTAAAAATGAACGGAGCATCAGGAGTTTTTGAGGTGGTTCGGATTTCGGAAAGCCGTAAATCGAAAGGGCCGTTGACCAAATTGTCCGAATGGAGGTATCGAGCAAAACAACATATTCAACAGGCCTTTCCCGAGTCTTTGCGGACAGAAGCAGAAGCGCTGTTGATCGGCGATCGGAGCGGTATGGATGAAGACTTATCCAAAGCTTATCGCACCTTAGGCATTACCCATTTATTCGCCATATCTGGTTTGCATGTCGGCCTCATGACGTATTTAATCCGGCTTGCGCTCATTCGTCTCTTGGTTCGGGTGGAAACTGTCGATACGCTATTGATTGTATTGCTGCCCTGTTACGCCATATTGGCCGGCGGTGCGCCTTCAGTATGGCGCGCGGTATCCGTGACAGTATTGCTGTTGTTGACGGCAAGCGGAAAACTCAACATGCGAATGGATGATGCCTTAGCTCTAAGTGCCATCTTTTTTATTCTTCTGGCGCCTTATGTTATTTTTCAACCCGGCTTTCAACTAAGCTATTCAGCCGCAATTGCACTCGTTTATTCATCTGGTTCCATCTTAAAGGGAAAGCCTCCATTGCTGATTTCATTCTTGGTAACGTCAATTACCCAGATTGCCTTATATCCCATTTTATTGTTTCATTTTTATGAGTTGTCCATTTCCTCTTTCTTCGTTAATCTGCTTTATGTACCTTTGTATTCCGTCATCATTTTGCCGATGAATGTGCTGTTATTTGTGTCTTCATTATTAGTGCCGCCCATAGCTACCTTTCTTTTTATGATTTATACCCCTTTACGTTCATGGATGGGGTCGGTCACGGAATTCTTAGCCGCTTTGCCCTTTCAATTATGGACGCCCGGCAGACCGGAACCAATGTTGGCGGCTTTTGCAGTCACATGTATTCTGCTCTTTTTCATTAGCTTGGAAAAGAAATGGAGCTGGAAACGAAAAATATTGTTCTTGCTTTTGCCCATCATAATGATACAAGTGAAGCCTATTTTTAATCCTACTATTGCAGTCACATTCCTGGATGTCGGACAAGGGGATAGCATCGTGATTCAAATGCCGTTTCGGAAGTCGGTGTACGTTATTGATACAGGAGGTACTGTAAGTTTCGGGGAGCGGAATTGGAGGACGCCAGATCGGTCGTTTGAAGTGGGGCGGAATATAGTCGTCCCGTTCTTAAAAGGGCAAGGGATTACGAAGGTGGACAAACTGATACTTACTCACGCAGATAGCGATCATATGGAAGGGGCAGATGAACTGATAGAAGAGCTGCAAGTGAAGGAAATCCATATACCACCTGAAAGCGATCAAGAACAAATGATGGAACCCGTTGTCAGGCTTGCAATGGAAAAGCGTATACCGATTTTCCAGGCTTCAGAAGGAATAGGTTGGTCGATAGATGGAATACATTTCCTTTATCTTGGACCTGAAACGGGGGAATATAAAGGAAATGATAGTTCTCTTGTTCTGCTGATGGTGGTAGAAGGTCTATCTTTCCTTTTCACAGGGGATATGGAAGAGGGAGGGGAGAATCGAATCATCAGCCGATATGGAAATGCGGACTTTGGAAAAGTCATATTAAAGGCGGGCCATCATGGCAGTAGGACATCCAGCACAGACGATTTCATCCAGTTCCTTTTGCCGCAATTGTCTATTGTCTCAGCGGGCAGGGACAACAGATATGGCCATCCGCATCAGGAAGTGATGGAGACGTTCCAAAATTGCGGCGTCCCCGTCCTGTCGACTGCGGACTCTGGATCGATTACCATAACGATTCAGGATGGCGTCTATCGCATTACAACCATGCACTAA
- a CDS encoding YqzM family protein — protein MNDFEKDVQSKRNDLIDSGVGFVVAFLGFSAIFVIATIVDFVAR, from the coding sequence ATGAATGATTTCGAAAAGGATGTTCAATCCAAACGCAATGATTTAATTGACTCAGGAGTCGGATTCGTCGTAGCTTTCTTAGGTTTCTCCGCAATTTTCGTTATTGCTACAATCGTCGACTTCGTCGCACGCTAA
- the holA gene encoding DNA polymerase III subunit delta translates to MANKQWKKIESGQLAPVYLLTGVEQHIFDSTIKRIVKAMPDIEEASVIRYDLDETPVEIVLEEADTLPFLEDRKLIIANNASFLKASDKTKEKIVHNLDFLQSWLTNPSPTAIVVFTAPYEKLDGRLRVTKTMLEKAEVIEANRLTGRDLTTWIQHEVGSQGMQITGEIAQLLVDWVGDDLLMLSNELSKIAMFTGGKGDVTEEIIEKLVPRTPEMDVFRLTDAYLAGKVKEAISIYHDLLRNGEEPIMLTSLLAGQIRLMVHVSSLQRKGYHGQQIAKTLNVHPYRVKLIMENRQLPSMERLLDLLSKLAEIDFKLKSSSGKRERILELFFMEPMRL, encoded by the coding sequence ATGGCAAATAAACAATGGAAAAAAATCGAATCCGGTCAGCTGGCACCCGTTTACTTGTTGACAGGAGTGGAACAGCATATATTCGACTCGACAATCAAACGGATTGTAAAAGCGATGCCTGATATCGAGGAGGCGTCCGTCATCCGATATGATTTGGATGAGACGCCGGTGGAAATCGTTTTGGAAGAAGCCGATACGCTTCCATTCCTGGAAGATCGGAAATTGATTATCGCGAACAACGCCTCCTTTTTGAAAGCGTCGGATAAAACGAAAGAAAAAATAGTACATAATTTGGACTTTCTCCAAAGCTGGCTAACAAATCCGTCCCCTACTGCCATTGTTGTTTTTACGGCACCTTATGAAAAACTGGATGGCCGGCTGCGCGTTACAAAGACAATGCTGGAGAAAGCTGAAGTCATCGAGGCGAACCGCTTGACGGGCCGCGACTTGACTACATGGATCCAGCATGAGGTTGGATCGCAGGGCATGCAAATTACTGGGGAAATAGCCCAACTGTTAGTCGATTGGGTCGGTGATGACTTGCTTATGCTATCCAATGAGCTTTCGAAGATCGCCATGTTTACAGGCGGAAAAGGCGATGTGACGGAAGAGATTATTGAAAAGTTGGTACCCCGGACGCCCGAAATGGATGTTTTCCGCTTGACGGATGCGTATTTGGCGGGAAAAGTGAAAGAGGCCATTTCCATCTATCACGATTTGCTGAGAAATGGGGAAGAACCGATCATGCTCACCTCGTTATTGGCCGGACAGATTCGATTGATGGTGCATGTCTCTTCTTTGCAGCGGAAAGGTTATCACGGACAACAAATTGCTAAAACATTGAATGTCCATCCCTACCGTGTAAAGTTGATCATGGAAAATCGGCAGCTGCCCTCAATGGAAAGATTGTTGGATTTATTGTCCAAGCTGGCGGAGATTGATTTTAAACTCAAATCGTCAAGCGGCAAGCGTGAGAGGATATTGGAACTGTTCTTTATGGAGCCGATGAGGTTATAA
- the rpsT gene encoding 30S ribosomal protein S20 has translation MPNIKGAIKRVKQSAAANEQNSQVKAAMRTAVRKADTALINKEENAPELLKDAVKKLDSAARKGLIHKNTAARQKARLTKKAL, from the coding sequence ATGCCAAACATTAAAGGTGCTATTAAGCGCGTAAAACAAAGCGCTGCTGCAAATGAGCAAAACTCTCAAGTAAAAGCTGCAATGCGTACAGCTGTACGTAAAGCTGATACTGCGCTTATCAATAAAGAAGAGAACGCTCCTGAACTTTTGAAGGACGCGGTTAAAAAATTGGACTCTGCTGCACGCAAAGGTCTTATCCACAAGAACACTGCAGCTCGTCAAAAAGCTCGACTTACGAAAAAAGCGTTATAA
- the gpr gene encoding GPR endopeptidase → MGQHDYYRTDLVVEDDEMVRHQSKSEKEKLEETKDVLFDEIRHGRIILTKVRILPEAEERIGKKAGSYVTLTLPTLRYDDKEGIEDMTKLLMKQLDDMLEEIHLPPEGKILFIGLGNREVTPDAIGPLTMDRMTEIVPKYFSDEGAEVYVYAPGVTIQTGLETAEFVGAVIDKIKPDVLIVIDALAAKDSSRLCRTIQMTDTGIHPGSGVGNSRKEVSKETLGIPVIAIGIPTVVDGPVLIADAIDTMFSYIASKIEDESRPSSKLTVSNWLYEVNKEADRSKLIPIFGDWSSWPHEDRIQLFEEVLSNRELNTFISPKEIDAWVYLYADALSSALFKWIDKLKSTH, encoded by the coding sequence ATGGGACAGCATGATTATTATCGAACTGATTTGGTTGTTGAAGATGACGAGATGGTCCGTCATCAGTCGAAAAGCGAGAAAGAGAAGCTGGAAGAGACTAAAGATGTCCTTTTTGATGAAATCAGACACGGCAGAATTATTTTGACGAAAGTGAGAATATTGCCGGAAGCAGAAGAGCGAATTGGAAAGAAGGCCGGTTCCTATGTCACTTTAACTTTACCCACTTTACGCTATGACGATAAAGAGGGGATAGAGGACATGACTAAGCTTCTTATGAAGCAACTGGATGACATGTTAGAGGAGATTCACCTCCCGCCAGAAGGGAAAATTCTATTCATCGGCCTTGGCAACCGAGAAGTGACGCCCGATGCGATTGGTCCGCTGACAATGGACCGAATGACAGAAATAGTGCCGAAATATTTTTCGGATGAAGGGGCAGAAGTCTATGTATATGCACCAGGTGTAACCATTCAGACAGGATTGGAAACAGCTGAATTTGTCGGTGCAGTCATCGATAAAATCAAGCCTGACGTATTAATTGTGATTGATGCCTTAGCCGCAAAGGATAGTTCAAGACTTTGCAGGACGATTCAAATGACAGATACCGGGATCCATCCGGGCTCCGGAGTCGGAAACAGCCGGAAGGAAGTATCGAAAGAAACACTCGGAATACCGGTTATCGCCATCGGGATCCCGACTGTCGTGGATGGTCCGGTGCTAATTGCCGATGCAATCGATACGATGTTCAGCTATATCGCATCCAAAATTGAAGACGAGTCACGTCCATCATCCAAGTTAACTGTATCGAATTGGTTGTATGAAGTGAACAAGGAAGCAGACCGTTCCAAGCTCATACCGATTTTCGGAGATTGGTCCTCCTGGCCGCATGAGGACCGGATTCAATTGTTCGAAGAGGTATTATCGAACCGTGAATTGAATACATTCATTTCACCAAAGGAAATAGATGCTTGGGTCTATCTTTACGCGGATGCTTTATCAAGCGCACTTTTCAAATGGATTGATAAATTGAAATCCACTCATTAA
- the spoIIP gene encoding stage II sporulation protein P — translation MKKSMQIWIAAIVTLFLFPIVMQFLPEGTSVASTKIMKDNAFIVYASNVMEEVEPAKEDTKAKVLLYFTHSHEAYEPMTKAADGKVATNHQTENIMKLGAKLKSQLIINGIDASTLDIDNSKEIRRKGIHYSKSYAEIRPHVKKAISEQPYDLVIDVHRDAVGPEKTTIVHEGERYAKVAFVLGTDHPQYKQNMENVLLVKRGMEKLVPGITRDIIQKGGPGVDGKYNQDLDPSVILIELGGIGNTEDELNRTIAIIAETIAQVLAAKEEEANSEGAV, via the coding sequence TTGAAAAAATCGATGCAAATCTGGATTGCCGCCATAGTCACACTTTTCCTTTTCCCGATCGTCATGCAATTTCTTCCTGAAGGGACATCCGTGGCTTCAACAAAAATTATGAAAGACAATGCATTCATCGTGTACGCCTCAAATGTCATGGAGGAAGTGGAACCAGCAAAAGAAGATACAAAAGCAAAAGTGCTGCTGTATTTCACACACTCCCATGAGGCGTATGAACCGATGACGAAAGCGGCGGATGGTAAGGTTGCGACAAACCACCAAACTGAGAACATCATGAAATTGGGTGCAAAATTGAAAAGCCAATTGATTATTAACGGCATTGATGCAAGTACACTGGATATTGATAACAGCAAGGAAATCAGAAGAAAAGGAATCCACTATAGTAAATCATATGCAGAGATACGTCCTCATGTCAAAAAAGCAATAAGCGAGCAACCGTATGATTTAGTCATTGATGTGCACCGCGATGCGGTCGGTCCGGAGAAGACGACGATTGTCCATGAAGGGGAGCGATACGCGAAAGTTGCGTTTGTCCTTGGAACAGATCATCCTCAATATAAGCAAAACATGGAGAATGTGTTACTGGTAAAACGTGGAATGGAAAAACTGGTGCCCGGCATTACAAGAGATATTATTCAGAAAGGCGGTCCGGGGGTTGATGGGAAATATAATCAAGATCTGGATCCTTCTGTTATTCTGATTGAGTTGGGTGGAATCGGCAACACCGAGGATGAACTGAATCGTACGATCGCCATAATAGCAGAAACTATTGCACAAGTCTTAGCCGCAAAAGAGGAGGAAGCTAATTCGGAAGGAGCCGTTTAA